Proteins co-encoded in one Armatimonadota bacterium genomic window:
- a CDS encoding quinate 5-dehydrogenase — protein MIPEAAGTPACQTPATPPPAAGPADRPRHVVSASLGSRRGDHRVETTLLGQRFIIERIGTDGDYRAWCRLLRALDGRVDAIGLGGIDLALVAGARRYPVRDAVRAVAGLRTPVVDGWGIKNSWERHVVQEVLPQALGTPLRGRRVLLVSSVDRYGMAEAFTDAGADVIFGDFMFGLGLPIPLRGLRTVQVLAAVLLPVLTRGPFTWLYPTGARQHRSTPRFGGIYRWAEIIAGDFHLIRRYMPPSLPGKVVLTNTVTTADVEDLRRRGVALLVTTTPEMGGRSFGTNVIEAVLVAAAGRRPEDLRPEDYLAWMRRVGFQARVERLAPLPGAGGA, from the coding sequence TCGGCTCTCGCCGGGGCGATCATCGCGTCGAGACGACCCTGCTCGGCCAGCGCTTCATCATCGAACGCATCGGCACCGACGGCGACTACCGGGCCTGGTGTCGGTTGCTGCGCGCGCTCGACGGGCGGGTGGACGCGATCGGGCTCGGGGGGATCGACCTGGCCCTCGTGGCCGGCGCCCGGCGCTATCCCGTGCGGGACGCGGTCCGGGCGGTGGCTGGTCTGCGCACGCCCGTGGTCGACGGCTGGGGCATCAAGAACAGCTGGGAGCGGCACGTCGTCCAGGAGGTGCTGCCCCAGGCCCTGGGCACCCCGCTGCGCGGGCGACGCGTGCTGCTGGTCTCGTCAGTGGATCGGTACGGCATGGCCGAGGCGTTCACCGACGCCGGCGCCGACGTGATCTTCGGCGACTTCATGTTCGGGCTGGGCCTGCCGATCCCGCTGCGCGGGCTGCGCACGGTGCAGGTGCTGGCCGCCGTCCTCCTGCCGGTGCTCACGCGGGGGCCGTTCACGTGGCTCTACCCCACGGGGGCTCGCCAGCACCGCAGCACGCCCCGGTTCGGCGGCATATACCGGTGGGCCGAGATCATCGCCGGCGACTTCCACCTCATCAGGCGGTACATGCCCCCGTCGCTGCCGGGCAAGGTCGTCCTGACCAACACGGTGACCACAGCCGACGTGGAGGACCTGCGGCGGCGCGGGGTGGCGCTGCTGGTGACGACCACGCCGGAGATGGGCGGCCGGTCGTTTGGCACCAACGTGATCGAAGCCGTGCTGGTCGCGGCTGCGGGCCGCCGGCCGGAGGACCTGCGCCCGGAGGACTACCTGGCGTGGATGCGGCGCGTGGGCTTCCAGGCGCGCGTCGAGCGGCTGGCGCCGCTGCCCGGGGCTGGCGGCGCGTAG
- the era gene encoding GTPase Era: MAHRSGFVALVGRPNVGKSTLLNRVVGARVAITSPVPQTTRTVLRGILTRPDAQVVFVDTPGIHAPRHRLGAWMVEQARRVLTEVDLIAWVVDAAAGLRDDDRVVAARLQGVTRPVVLVVNKIDAAAPTAVDAVAAEAGALVPAVAVCPLSAEQGLGVAEFVDTIVARLPEGPPYYPDAMLTDQPEQFLVRELIREQVIRHTREEVPHAVAVEIEEFAERDRETVYVRATVHVEKPSQKKIVVGRGGQMLKAIGTAARREIEALLGRRVYLDLWVTVTPDWREKLAVIRQFYPE; the protein is encoded by the coding sequence GTGGCGCACCGGTCCGGGTTCGTGGCCCTGGTGGGTCGTCCCAACGTGGGGAAGTCCACCCTGCTCAACCGGGTGGTCGGCGCGCGGGTGGCCATCACCTCGCCGGTGCCGCAGACGACCCGCACGGTGCTGCGCGGCATCCTCACGCGTCCCGACGCCCAGGTGGTGTTCGTCGACACGCCGGGGATCCACGCGCCGCGCCACCGCCTGGGCGCCTGGATGGTCGAGCAGGCCCGCCGCGTCCTGACCGAGGTCGACCTGATCGCCTGGGTCGTCGACGCTGCGGCCGGCCTGCGCGACGACGATCGCGTCGTGGCCGCCCGGCTGCAGGGCGTCACGAGGCCGGTGGTGCTGGTGGTGAACAAGATCGACGCCGCAGCTCCGACGGCCGTCGACGCCGTGGCCGCCGAGGCCGGGGCCCTGGTGCCGGCGGTCGCGGTCTGCCCGCTGTCCGCGGAACAGGGGCTGGGCGTCGCGGAGTTCGTGGACACGATCGTGGCGCGCCTGCCCGAAGGCCCGCCCTACTATCCTGATGCCATGCTCACCGACCAGCCGGAGCAGTTCCTGGTCCGCGAGCTCATCCGCGAGCAGGTCATCCGGCACACCCGCGAGGAGGTGCCCCACGCGGTGGCCGTGGAGATCGAGGAGTTCGCCGAACGCGACCGCGAGACGGTCTACGTGCGGGCCACGGTCCACGTCGAGAAGCCGTCGCAGAAGAAGATCGTCGTGGGCCGCGGTGGCCAGATGCTCAAGGCGATCGGCACCGCGGCGCGACGCGAGATCGAAGCCCTGCTGGGCCGCAGGGTCTACCTGGACCTGTGGGTGACGGTCACGCCCGACTGGCGCGAGAAGCTGGCGGTGATCCGTCAGTTCTACCCCGAGTGA